A DNA window from Etheostoma spectabile isolate EspeVRDwgs_2016 chromosome 22, UIUC_Espe_1.0, whole genome shotgun sequence contains the following coding sequences:
- the LOC116671902 gene encoding uncharacterized protein LOC116671902, which yields MVLQNNLIRLREIQQRVEEDNENFEGINSVSLSTIDRVLKRNLISLKQVYRVPFERNSERVKELRYQYVQRMFQLDSMERPHECIFLDEAGFNLTKRRRRGRNIIGQRAIVELPGQRGGNVTICAAISSYGVIHRHVTLGPYNTAHLITFLYALQEALLRREERGDEQAEHPMYVVIWDNVNFHRGPRIREWFENNPRFINVCLPPYSPFLNPIEEFFSAWRWKVYDRTPYAQENLLQSMDAACDNIGVESIQGWIRHAKGFFPRCLARDRIACDVDEVLWPDHAQRHDAEAE from the exons ATGGTCCTTCAAAATAATCTCATTCGTCTGCGAGAAATACAACAGCGAGTTGAGGAAGACAACGAGAACTTTGAAGGAATCAACAGTGTGAGTCTCTCCACAATTGACCGTGTCCTGAAACGCAACCTGATAAGTCTCAAACAAGTCTACAGAGTACCATTTGAGAGAAATTCTGAGAGGGTAAAAGAGCTACGATATCAATATGTACAA AGAATGTTTCAACTGGATTCCATGGAGAGGCCTCATGAGTGCATCttcttggatgaagctggcttCAATCTCaccaagaggagaaggagaggccgCAATATTATTGGTCAACGAGCCATTGTAGAGTTGCCAGGGCAGCGTGGTGGCAACGTGACCATATGTGCTGCCATCAGCAGCTACGGGGTTATTCACCGCCATGTGACTTTAGGACCTTACAACACTGCCCATCTTATAACGTTTCTGTATGCTCTACAGGAAGCATTACTGAGACGTGAAGAGAGAGGTGATGAGCAGGCAGAGCATCCCATGTACGTGGTAATCTGGGACAATGTGAACTTTCACCGTGGTCCTAGAATCCGTGAGTGGTTTGAAAATAACCCACGTTTTATAAATGTGTGCCTCCCACCATACTCGCCCTTCCTTAATCCCATTGAagaatttttttctgcatggagGTGGAAGGTCTATGACAGAACTCCTTATGCACAGGAAAATCTCCTTCAGTCAATGGATGCAGCATGTGACAACATTGGAGTGGAATCGATTCAAGGTTGGATTCGTCATGCTAAAGGATTCTTTCCCCGTTGTTTAGCAAGGGACAGGATTGCCTGTGACGTTGATGAGGTCCTGTGGCCTGACCATGCCCAGAGGCATGATGCTGAGGCAGAATGA